One region of Wyeomyia smithii strain HCP4-BCI-WySm-NY-G18 chromosome 3, ASM2978416v1, whole genome shotgun sequence genomic DNA includes:
- the LOC129732759 gene encoding dynactin subunit 1 isoform X3, giving the protein MSEKLLKVGQRIEVSGKDVRGTIAYIGMTSFAVGKWIGVILDEPKGKNNGSIKGQTYFSCDENYGMFVRPTQLVFLDDAGNPIESAEVQTPEEKPRSRLSSTKRTSTKPNAGSVRSLASMPGSTTSFAAKPTASRLSLNRSSSSLGSKTQLTSPGNERPAGSSSIPTPVSSIPTMMKTGDRYESLHKSHISPPESLQASKRASFIETGFVETLKPQFTPGQSLTSPSPAPSTEDRIHLLQLQQEIEDLKTQNKDLVEKLETLKMRRAEDKDRLREFDKMKTQYEQLVEFKSKIMDAHSQLQRDFQRAKQEAKDAIEARDLHSEEMAELSENVEMITLDKEMAEEKADTLALELETAKERIEELTLDLEILKTEMQEKLGSGGGTIGDGVGTGASTYEFKQLEQHNARLRETLVRLRDLSAHEKHEIQKLEKELETKKSEVTELQRTKEKLSSKIDDLEAQLSDLQEQVDAALGAEEMVEQLAEKKMELEDKVKALEEEIVELEALEEVHEQLVESNHELEMDMREELDMAHAAKREAIREKDAALETIVDRDQTILKFRELVQRLNDQCLELREKLSQESSKVVKDTISETIDFKQMFAESKAFTRAIDLQLRQIELTQANEHVKYLTAFMPEIFMARGGDHDAILVILLVSRIVFKSGIIVSQARERFSAVPHIDRSAIVSGHEVYQFRFRSRLLHHVHNLQTVMHQFLYGLTACQADTLLKIGASLPEMQAQEKMVDEIVDLLKANQLDENSSTDNLEKCVTFFNAMYLVLLSGEDLLNETQIVRDCTASISAACDSISTDASVMKTLIRGGDETSDSGLLMQYITQNVESVKQQIKLVKRRLPQDVAVTKCNLSMNTLQNLKKTAESLNKLMSVMFLSAKEIMQMVTADSETEVSLSHDKLWDILSNACEKIYEQDDLGPAQNIRSVLSKTSTDMSQLAQYLLDHEYEIMSGTNAKPEEKPVAPIILRAQAVKKQLEETKTLTATLENREAEIRQLKLAAKLKQSELSEMQIRKDLAEKKLSVLQQDHEINTARLQKQFEEVSQRLEKKEKDFEETMDHLQNDIDSLESEKISLREKLKSYSSKKGDLKTTTALDISASSPYIAQELSLLKKAFKDERSERLKIQANEYRKILNGLEPLHVPQPKDKRIEELEQEVTKVKHDWIMSLVQGAELPVTKTAHGNLSKTIADHENHQKQNQQQIKTKAERLVCEIMNEYLSRKPHRAARGDFAAFPSAELTSAFKMNIKV; this is encoded by the exons ATGAGTGAAAAACTGCTAAAAGTTGGACAACGCATTGAAGTTTCCGGCAAAGATGTTCGGGGCACGATTGCCTACATAGGGATGACCTCATTTGCTGTAGGCAAATGGATTGGTGTCATCCTGGACGAACCCAAGGGAAAAAATAATGGATCGATCAAAGGGCAAACCTACTTTTCG TGCGACGAAAACTATGGCATGTTTGTGCGACCAACGCAACTTGTCTTTCTGGACGATGCTGGAAATCCTATCGAGAGTGCCGAAGTACAAACACCCGAAGAGAAGCCCCGATCACGGTTAAGCAG CACTAAGCGTACCTCCACTAAACCGAA TGCTGGATCGGTTCGTTCACTAGCATCGATGCCGGGATCAACGACTTCCTTTGCAGCGAAGCCAACGGC CTCTCGTTTGTCTCTTAACCGCAGCAGCAGTTCACTGGGTTCAAAGACTCAACTGACATCGCCCGGCAATGAGCGACCAGCCGGAAGCTCATCGATTCCAACTCCGGTGTCCTCGATTCCAACCATGATGAAGACCGGCGATCGTTACGAATCTCTGCACAAATCGCACATCAGCCCACCGGAATCGCTGCAGGCTTCGAAAAGGGCTTCGTTCATTGAAACCGGATTCGTGGAAACCCTGAAGCCTCAGTTCACACCCGGACAATCACTGACATCCCCTTCACCGGCACCTTCTACTGAGGACCGTATTCATTTGTTGCAGCTGCAGCAGGAGATCGAAGACTTGAAAACGCAGAATAAAGACTTGGTAGAGAAGCTGGAGACACTGAAGATGCGTCGTGCCGAGGACAAGGATCGTTTGCGAGAGTTCGATAAAATGAAAACGCAGTACGAACAGCTGGTGGAATTCAAGAGCAAAATTATGGACGCACACTCTCAACTACAGCGCGATTTTCAGCGCGCCAAGCAAGAGGCTAAGGATGCGATTGAAGCTCGTGACCTGCACTCGGAGGAAATGGCCGAACTTTCGGAGAACGTTGAAATGATTACATTGGATAAGGAGATGGCAGAGGAAAAAGCTGATACACTGGCACTTGAGCTGGAAACAGCGAAGGAGCGAATCGAGGAACTTACTTTGGATTTAGAAATATTGAAGACAGAAATGCAGGAGAAATTAGGCTCCGGTGGTGGCACTATTGGAGATGGCGTTGGAACGGGAGCGTCAACTTACGAATTTAAGCAGCTAGAACAGCACAATGCTAGACTTCGCGAAACGTTGGTTCGTTTGAGAGATTTATCGGCCCACGAGAAACATGAAATACAGAAACTTGAAAAAGAGTTGGAAACTAAAAAATCGGAGGTTACAGAATTGCAGCGAACTAAGGAGAAACTGTCTAGCAAAATCGATGATCTTGAGGCTCAATTGAGTGACCTTCAGGAGCAGGTAGATGCGGCTCTTGGAGCTGAAGAAATGGTAGAACAATTGGCGGAGAAGAAAATGGAACTAGAAGATAAAGTGAAGGCTCTGGAAGAAGAAATAGTCGAACTTGAAGCTTTGGAAGAAGTACACGAACAGCTAGTGGAGAGCAACCATGAACTGGAGATGGATATGCGGGAAGAGTTGGACATGGCTCATGCCGCTAAGCGGGAAGCTATTCGTGAAAAAGATGCAGCCCTAGAGACTATTGTCGATCGCGATCAAACAATCCTGAAATTCCGTGAACTGGTTCAACGACTTAACGACCAATGCCTGGAATTGAGAGAAAAACTAAGCCAAGAATCGAGCAAAGTGGTTAAAGACACTATTTCGGAAACGATTGACTTCAAGCAAATGTTCGCAGAATCGAAAGCCTTCACGAGGGCAATCGATCTGCAGCTACGACAAATCGAGCTTACTCAAGCgaacgaacatgtcaaatatCTTACCGCATTCATGCCGGAGATTTTCATGGCTCGTGGTGGCGATCACGATGCCATCCTTGTTATTCTATTAGTATCCCGAATTGTGTTCAAATCGGGCATCATTGTTAGCCAAGCGAGGGAACGCTTCTCAGCGGTTCCGCATATCGATCGCAGTGCAATCGTCAGTGGACACGAAGTGTATCAATTCCGATTCCGGTCACGTTTGTTGCATCACGTACACAACCTGCAAACCGTGATGCACCAGTTCCTGTACGGACTAACAGCCTGTCAGGCGGACACGTTGCTGAAGATTGGTGCTTCCTTGCCTGAAATGCAGGCCCAGGAGAAGATGGTGGATGAAATTGTGGACCTTCTGAAGGCCAACCAACTGGATGAGAACTCCTCCACGGACA ATCTAGAGAAATGTGTCACATTCTTCAACGCGATGTACTTAGTGCTACTTTCCGGTGAAGATTTACTTAACGAAACTCAGATTGTGCGGGATTGTACTGCTTCTATCTCGGCGGCATGTGATTCTATCTCAACCGATGCTAGTGTTATGAAAACACTGATCAGG gGTGGCGATGAAACCAGCGATTCTGGCCTGTTAATGCAGTACATCACTCAAAATGTTGAGTCTGTCAAGCAGCAGATAAAACTGGTGAAACGTCGCTTGCCGCAGGACGTTGCTGTAACGAAGTGCAATTTGTCGATGAACACTTTACAGAACCTGAAAAAGACAGCCGAATCGCTCAACAAGCTTATGAGTGTCATGTTCCTCAGTGCCAAAGAGATCATGCAAATGGTAACGGCCGATTCAGAGACAGAAGTTTCACTATCGCACGATAAGCTGTGGGACATTTTATCTAATGCCTGCGAGAAGATTTACGAGCAGGACGATCTAGGCCCCGCACAGAACATTCGATCAGTATTAAGCAAAACTAGTACGGACATGAGTCAGCTGGCACAATATCTGCTGGATCATGAGTATGAAATTATGTCCGGCACTAACGCCAAACCGGAGGAGAAACCTGTTGCACCAATCATTCTCCGCGCGCAAGCCGTCAAAAAGCAGCTCGAAGAGACAAAGACGCTTACAGCAACGCTGGAGAACCGAGAGGCTGAAATTCGACAGCTCAAACTTGCTGCTAAGTTGAAACAAAGTGAACTTTCGGAAATGCAAATCCGTAAGGATCTAGCTGAGAAGAAATTATCGGTTCTGCAGCAGGACCACGAAATCAACACCGCCAGATTACAGAAGCAATTCGAAGAAGTATCTCAACGGTTGGAAAA GAAAGAAAAAGATTTCGAGGAAACCATGGACCATTTACAGAACGACATCGATTCACTGGAGAGTGAAAAAATCAGCCTCCGCGAAAAACTCAAATCCTACAGCTCAAAGAAAGGGGACCTCAAGACTACCACTGCTTTGG ATATTTCCGCCAGTTCACCGTACATCGCTCAGGAGTTGTCGCTGCTTAAAAAGGCCTTCAAGGACGAACGCTCCGAGCGGTTGAAGATTCAAGCGAACGAGTACAGGAAGATCCTCAACGGCTTGGAGCCACTCCACGTGCCGCAGCCTAAGGACAAACGCATCGAGGAGCTGGAGCAGGAAGTCACCAAGGTGAAACACGATTGGATAATGTCGCTCGTTCAGGGAGCCGAGCTACCTGTGACCAAGACGGCTCACGGTAACCTTTCCAAAACTATCGCGGACCACGAGAACCACCAGAAGCAAAATCAGCAGCAGATAAAAACGAAAGCCGAACGTTTGGTGTGTGAGATTATGAACGAATACCTCAGCCGGAAGCCGCACCGGGCGGCCCGGGGTGATTTTGCCGCATTCCCTTCGGCCGAGTTGACGTCGGCTTTCAAGATGAACATCAAAGTTTAA
- the LOC129732759 gene encoding dynactin subunit 1 isoform X1, translating to MSEKLLKVGQRIEVSGKDVRGTIAYIGMTSFAVGKWIGVILDEPKGKNNGSIKGQTYFSCDENYGMFVRPTQLVFLDDAGNPIESAEVQTPEEKPRSRLSSTKRTSTKPNAGSVRSLASMPGSTTSFAAKPTAVRRKSPVKQPQSKRASMTMTLSSSSSRLSLNRSSSSLGSKTQLTSPGNERPAGSSSIPTPVSSIPTMMKTGDRYESLHKSHISPPESLQASKRASFIETGFVETLKPQFTPGQSLTSPSPAPSTEDRIHLLQLQQEIEDLKTQNKDLVEKLETLKMRRAEDKDRLREFDKMKTQYEQLVEFKSKIMDAHSQLQRDFQRAKQEAKDAIEARDLHSEEMAELSENVEMITLDKEMAEEKADTLALELETAKERIEELTLDLEILKTEMQEKLGSGGGTIGDGVGTGASTYEFKQLEQHNARLRETLVRLRDLSAHEKHEIQKLEKELETKKSEVTELQRTKEKLSSKIDDLEAQLSDLQEQVDAALGAEEMVEQLAEKKMELEDKVKALEEEIVELEALEEVHEQLVESNHELEMDMREELDMAHAAKREAIREKDAALETIVDRDQTILKFRELVQRLNDQCLELREKLSQESSKVVKDTISETIDFKQMFAESKAFTRAIDLQLRQIELTQANEHVKYLTAFMPEIFMARGGDHDAILVILLVSRIVFKSGIIVSQARERFSAVPHIDRSAIVSGHEVYQFRFRSRLLHHVHNLQTVMHQFLYGLTACQADTLLKIGASLPEMQAQEKMVDEIVDLLKANQLDENSSTDNLEKCVTFFNAMYLVLLSGEDLLNETQIVRDCTASISAACDSISTDASVMKTLIRGGDETSDSGLLMQYITQNVESVKQQIKLVKRRLPQDVAVTKCNLSMNTLQNLKKTAESLNKLMSVMFLSAKEIMQMVTADSETEVSLSHDKLWDILSNACEKIYEQDDLGPAQNIRSVLSKTSTDMSQLAQYLLDHEYEIMSGTNAKPEEKPVAPIILRAQAVKKQLEETKTLTATLENREAEIRQLKLAAKLKQSELSEMQIRKDLAEKKLSVLQQDHEINTARLQKQFEEVSQRLEKKEKDFEETMDHLQNDIDSLESEKISLREKLKSYSSKKGDLKTTTALDISASSPYIAQELSLLKKAFKDERSERLKIQANEYRKILNGLEPLHVPQPKDKRIEELEQEVTKVKHDWIMSLVQGAELPVTKTAHGNLSKTIADHENHQKQNQQQIKTKAERLVCEIMNEYLSRKPHRAARGDFAAFPSAELTSAFKMNIKV from the exons ATGAGTGAAAAACTGCTAAAAGTTGGACAACGCATTGAAGTTTCCGGCAAAGATGTTCGGGGCACGATTGCCTACATAGGGATGACCTCATTTGCTGTAGGCAAATGGATTGGTGTCATCCTGGACGAACCCAAGGGAAAAAATAATGGATCGATCAAAGGGCAAACCTACTTTTCG TGCGACGAAAACTATGGCATGTTTGTGCGACCAACGCAACTTGTCTTTCTGGACGATGCTGGAAATCCTATCGAGAGTGCCGAAGTACAAACACCCGAAGAGAAGCCCCGATCACGGTTAAGCAG CACTAAGCGTACCTCCACTAAACCGAA TGCTGGATCGGTTCGTTCACTAGCATCGATGCCGGGATCAACGACTTCCTTTGCAGCGAAGCCAACGGC TGTACGCCGTAAGTCACCCGTTAAGCAGCCCCAATCGAAGCGCGCCTCCATGACCATGACACTTTCATCGTCCAG CTCTCGTTTGTCTCTTAACCGCAGCAGCAGTTCACTGGGTTCAAAGACTCAACTGACATCGCCCGGCAATGAGCGACCAGCCGGAAGCTCATCGATTCCAACTCCGGTGTCCTCGATTCCAACCATGATGAAGACCGGCGATCGTTACGAATCTCTGCACAAATCGCACATCAGCCCACCGGAATCGCTGCAGGCTTCGAAAAGGGCTTCGTTCATTGAAACCGGATTCGTGGAAACCCTGAAGCCTCAGTTCACACCCGGACAATCACTGACATCCCCTTCACCGGCACCTTCTACTGAGGACCGTATTCATTTGTTGCAGCTGCAGCAGGAGATCGAAGACTTGAAAACGCAGAATAAAGACTTGGTAGAGAAGCTGGAGACACTGAAGATGCGTCGTGCCGAGGACAAGGATCGTTTGCGAGAGTTCGATAAAATGAAAACGCAGTACGAACAGCTGGTGGAATTCAAGAGCAAAATTATGGACGCACACTCTCAACTACAGCGCGATTTTCAGCGCGCCAAGCAAGAGGCTAAGGATGCGATTGAAGCTCGTGACCTGCACTCGGAGGAAATGGCCGAACTTTCGGAGAACGTTGAAATGATTACATTGGATAAGGAGATGGCAGAGGAAAAAGCTGATACACTGGCACTTGAGCTGGAAACAGCGAAGGAGCGAATCGAGGAACTTACTTTGGATTTAGAAATATTGAAGACAGAAATGCAGGAGAAATTAGGCTCCGGTGGTGGCACTATTGGAGATGGCGTTGGAACGGGAGCGTCAACTTACGAATTTAAGCAGCTAGAACAGCACAATGCTAGACTTCGCGAAACGTTGGTTCGTTTGAGAGATTTATCGGCCCACGAGAAACATGAAATACAGAAACTTGAAAAAGAGTTGGAAACTAAAAAATCGGAGGTTACAGAATTGCAGCGAACTAAGGAGAAACTGTCTAGCAAAATCGATGATCTTGAGGCTCAATTGAGTGACCTTCAGGAGCAGGTAGATGCGGCTCTTGGAGCTGAAGAAATGGTAGAACAATTGGCGGAGAAGAAAATGGAACTAGAAGATAAAGTGAAGGCTCTGGAAGAAGAAATAGTCGAACTTGAAGCTTTGGAAGAAGTACACGAACAGCTAGTGGAGAGCAACCATGAACTGGAGATGGATATGCGGGAAGAGTTGGACATGGCTCATGCCGCTAAGCGGGAAGCTATTCGTGAAAAAGATGCAGCCCTAGAGACTATTGTCGATCGCGATCAAACAATCCTGAAATTCCGTGAACTGGTTCAACGACTTAACGACCAATGCCTGGAATTGAGAGAAAAACTAAGCCAAGAATCGAGCAAAGTGGTTAAAGACACTATTTCGGAAACGATTGACTTCAAGCAAATGTTCGCAGAATCGAAAGCCTTCACGAGGGCAATCGATCTGCAGCTACGACAAATCGAGCTTACTCAAGCgaacgaacatgtcaaatatCTTACCGCATTCATGCCGGAGATTTTCATGGCTCGTGGTGGCGATCACGATGCCATCCTTGTTATTCTATTAGTATCCCGAATTGTGTTCAAATCGGGCATCATTGTTAGCCAAGCGAGGGAACGCTTCTCAGCGGTTCCGCATATCGATCGCAGTGCAATCGTCAGTGGACACGAAGTGTATCAATTCCGATTCCGGTCACGTTTGTTGCATCACGTACACAACCTGCAAACCGTGATGCACCAGTTCCTGTACGGACTAACAGCCTGTCAGGCGGACACGTTGCTGAAGATTGGTGCTTCCTTGCCTGAAATGCAGGCCCAGGAGAAGATGGTGGATGAAATTGTGGACCTTCTGAAGGCCAACCAACTGGATGAGAACTCCTCCACGGACA ATCTAGAGAAATGTGTCACATTCTTCAACGCGATGTACTTAGTGCTACTTTCCGGTGAAGATTTACTTAACGAAACTCAGATTGTGCGGGATTGTACTGCTTCTATCTCGGCGGCATGTGATTCTATCTCAACCGATGCTAGTGTTATGAAAACACTGATCAGG gGTGGCGATGAAACCAGCGATTCTGGCCTGTTAATGCAGTACATCACTCAAAATGTTGAGTCTGTCAAGCAGCAGATAAAACTGGTGAAACGTCGCTTGCCGCAGGACGTTGCTGTAACGAAGTGCAATTTGTCGATGAACACTTTACAGAACCTGAAAAAGACAGCCGAATCGCTCAACAAGCTTATGAGTGTCATGTTCCTCAGTGCCAAAGAGATCATGCAAATGGTAACGGCCGATTCAGAGACAGAAGTTTCACTATCGCACGATAAGCTGTGGGACATTTTATCTAATGCCTGCGAGAAGATTTACGAGCAGGACGATCTAGGCCCCGCACAGAACATTCGATCAGTATTAAGCAAAACTAGTACGGACATGAGTCAGCTGGCACAATATCTGCTGGATCATGAGTATGAAATTATGTCCGGCACTAACGCCAAACCGGAGGAGAAACCTGTTGCACCAATCATTCTCCGCGCGCAAGCCGTCAAAAAGCAGCTCGAAGAGACAAAGACGCTTACAGCAACGCTGGAGAACCGAGAGGCTGAAATTCGACAGCTCAAACTTGCTGCTAAGTTGAAACAAAGTGAACTTTCGGAAATGCAAATCCGTAAGGATCTAGCTGAGAAGAAATTATCGGTTCTGCAGCAGGACCACGAAATCAACACCGCCAGATTACAGAAGCAATTCGAAGAAGTATCTCAACGGTTGGAAAA GAAAGAAAAAGATTTCGAGGAAACCATGGACCATTTACAGAACGACATCGATTCACTGGAGAGTGAAAAAATCAGCCTCCGCGAAAAACTCAAATCCTACAGCTCAAAGAAAGGGGACCTCAAGACTACCACTGCTTTGG ATATTTCCGCCAGTTCACCGTACATCGCTCAGGAGTTGTCGCTGCTTAAAAAGGCCTTCAAGGACGAACGCTCCGAGCGGTTGAAGATTCAAGCGAACGAGTACAGGAAGATCCTCAACGGCTTGGAGCCACTCCACGTGCCGCAGCCTAAGGACAAACGCATCGAGGAGCTGGAGCAGGAAGTCACCAAGGTGAAACACGATTGGATAATGTCGCTCGTTCAGGGAGCCGAGCTACCTGTGACCAAGACGGCTCACGGTAACCTTTCCAAAACTATCGCGGACCACGAGAACCACCAGAAGCAAAATCAGCAGCAGATAAAAACGAAAGCCGAACGTTTGGTGTGTGAGATTATGAACGAATACCTCAGCCGGAAGCCGCACCGGGCGGCCCGGGGTGATTTTGCCGCATTCCCTTCGGCCGAGTTGACGTCGGCTTTCAAGATGAACATCAAAGTTTAA